GCAGGATCATGGTGGCGAAGGCCTCAAGCACGGATTCCACGGAATTGCGGGTGTAGTCGGAAAACAGCGGGCGGAAGAGGTGGTGGAAAAAGCTGAGAATGCGAATATCCTGCGTTACCATAAAGGCTATGGCATTGCGGCGAAGCTTCACCGCCACCTGCTGGTTATCGACCGCCAGGGTGGCCCGGTGCACCTGCCCGATGGAGGCGCTGGCCATGGCCTCGTGCTCAAACTCAACAAAGATGGCGCCATTGCCAAAAGCCCTCTTGAAGACCGTCTGAAAGTCTTTGGGGCTCATTTGGGGTATCTGGTCGTGTAACTTTCGTAATTCATGGATATACGCAGCATCAAAGAAATCCGTACGGGTGGCAAGCACCTGGGAGAGTTTTATAAAACTGGTTCCAAGCTGCTGGATGATACCCAGGAGCATTGGTGGTGACAGCGGACGTACGCCGAGAAAATGCTCTTTGCGCTTGATAAGCAGGAAAATAGTCAGGAGAAAACGAAAGACGCCGTAAATCCTCAGCGGATTATACAGCCGGAAAAAAAGGGCTATGTGGGTCGACAAAGGTAATCCTTCAGCTGGCTGCCGAGAAAACGCCTTCTGCAGTGTTGCCCGCTGTCGCAGATCGGTGCAGCGCACTGTATGTCCACGTCACTCCTCGATCTGCAAGCTTCTGGCGCCTGGCGTTCTTCATTTGCCTGCCTGATTTCTGGTATTTCAGCAAACCGTTACAAAAAAAGCGTATCCACACATGGATACGCCTGGGAGTTTACTCTTTCCGGGTGAGTTCATCGCGGAGCTTTTCCAGATCCTCCCTGGTAACCAGGTCCAGTTCGTGCACCACATCCTTGATGATCTGCCGAAGTCTGGTTTCCAGTTGCTCGCCTTCGGATTTTCCCTTGGCGATGGTCTCATCAACAAAACTCCTGGCTTCTTCACGACTCATCTTCCCGTGCCGCGCGAATTCGTCAACCAGGGATTCAATTTTCTCCCTGGTCATCAGGGCGCTTCCGAGACCAAAGAGGATCAGATCTTTTATCCTGTTCTCCATGACAAACCTCCATACGTGTTGTCACGTTTAAGGTAAGCAAAAGATATCGCGGTTTCAAGGGAATTCGTGCATGGGGTCTCTGCCTGCGCTCTCAGTTCCAGCGGCGCAGGATTGCCAGGGCCGTGTTGACCCCATCGACGGCGGCGCTGACGATGCCACCAGCATAGCCGGCACCTTCGCCACAGGGGTATACCTGAGGCCAGACACTGCTGGACAGGGTTTCACGTTCACGGGGGATGCGCACTGGGCTGGACGTTCTGGTTTCCGGAGCAATCAGCAGCCCGTGTTCAATAAAACCGGGCATCTTGCGCTCAAATTCCCGCAAGCCGTGTCCCAGTGCCATGGTCACTGGTTGTGGCAGCAGGTGGTGGAGATTCGCCTCAACGGGTGCAGGTGAGCTGCTTGAGCCAGGCAATTGCCCCTGTGGCGTACCCCACAGGAAGTCGGTCGCGGTCATGGCTGGCGGGCGGTAGCTCTGGCTGTAACGGTAACAGGCGGATTCGATGGAGCGTTGATAGGCCAGGCCTGCCAGGGGATCAGTGCTGCCGAAATCACGCTGATCGACGGTGACCACCAGGGCGCTGTTGGAGTATTTCGCGTTGCGACTCTGGTAACTCATGCCGTTGACAGCGATATGATCCACCTCAGAGCTGGCATTCACCACCAGCCCCCCTGGACACATGCAGAAGGTGTAGACTCCGCGTTCCGCACACTGTGCGCTGAAATGGTACTCTGCCGCCGGCATGTTCAGGTGCCAGTGGCCATACTGACTGCGATCCACCAGGTCACGGGGATGCTCTATGCGTACTCCCACCGCCAGGGGTTTTGATTGCAGCTGCAGTTTGCGGCTGAGACGCTCGAAGGTATCGCGGGCGCTGTTGCCCACAGCCAGTACCAGCGCGTCACCATAATAACTTTGCCCAGTGGTCAGCGCGTCAACCCCGGAACCATGGGGACGAAGGTCAACCACTTTCTCGCCGAAATGCAGTGAGACGCTGTGCATTTCAAGTTGCTCACGGAAGCGACGCAGCACCTGCTGCAACTGATCGGTACCCACATGGGGTTTCGCGTCCCAGAGTATGGCTCGACTGGCTCCCAGACTCACCAGCAGGTGCAGCACAAAATCACGATGGGGACTTTTTATGCGCGTGGTGAGTTTCCCGTCGCTGAAGGTGCCAGCTCCACCCTCCCCAAACTGTACATTGGACATGGGATCCAGGTTTGCGTTTCTCCAGAACTCATAGACGTCGCGTTTGCGTTCGTCTACCTGGCGGCCCTGCTCAATCAGCCGAACGCGCACCCCGGCAACCGCCAATGCGTAGGCACAGAACAACCCCGCAGGACCACTGCCTACGACGGTGACCTGTCGGTTTTGCACCTTTGGGAAGCGGCGCAGGGTGCCCATGGTGGATGTATTCTCCAGGGAGTATTCCGGCAGTTTCTCCCCGGTGAGCGCATACTCGACCTGCAGGAGTTCATAGATAACCTGTCGCTTCTGCCGGGCATCTATACTGCGTCTGATGATGCGTATATCGCTGATCTCCTCGTGACTTGAGAGTCCAAGATGCCGCTGAAGGTGGATTTGCAGATTCTCACCATAGGGAAGGCGCAGCTGGGCCTGACGGGAACTCATCAGGGATCCCTGCGCACAGGCATATAGGCTACGGGAATGCCGGGTGGCAAAAGGCGCTCCAGGGCGTGTACCTCAGCAGGGGAGATAGCTTCACCGGTGCGGAAGTCTTCGGTCTGAATCTTCGGCAGAATCCGGTGATGGCCTACAATCCGGGCAATGTTCTCGACAATCAGCGCGGCCTGGTAAATTGAGCCTTCGCGACTGAGGCCCAGCTCATCTCCGATCTGACGGTGATAGCTCATTATGGAAAAACGGTAAACCGGCAGCTGCGCGAGAAGCTGCAGATCCTGAGCGAGCCACAGAAGTGCATGGTCGGGATTGGTTCCATGTTCATAGTAGATATTCAGGAGTATCCTGCAGTCGTTATGGTGGTGATGCACCTCTTCAATGATCCCCGCAAGGGTTCCAGCAATCACCCGTGCACGCTGCTGTGCCACCTCGTGGTATTCACGGGTATAGCCCGAGGGATTTCGAACGATGATACCGGTGGGTAACTCATCCTCTGTGCGATAGATAAGGTCATCCTGAATGAGAATGCCGTGTACGCCACTGCGTGCCAGATCGGCGTAGAGGGCACGCAGATATGGGAGACTCTGCTGATGGAACAGGGATATCCGATTGGTGCGTGGGTCTTTCAGGGGGTGATCGGGCGCCAGCCAGTCCGCACGCCTGGTACCAAGCCATCCGTAGAGCTGCAGGCCGTGTCTGTTTGCCAGGGCCAGGGCTGGTGTCAGGACGTCCTCTATAACCGGTGCGTGCGTGGTTGGAAAGTACACTCCACTGGGAGGTCTGTCAGGGGAACGGTTCCCAAGGCTCAGGTAACGGTCACCTTCATTATGGAACAACCGCAGAATGACCGCACTGTACCCCTGGGCTTTCAGTCGTATGAAAAGCCGATCCAGATCGGCGTGTTCTCCCATCTGCACATAGGATATCTGGGCAACTCTGCCATGCAGAGCCCTGACCTCCTGTGCCTGTGCCGGCAGCAAAAG
This portion of the Desulfurispirillum indicum S5 genome encodes:
- a CDS encoding phasin family protein, giving the protein MENRIKDLILFGLGSALMTREKIESLVDEFARHGKMSREEARSFVDETIAKGKSEGEQLETRLRQIIKDVVHELDLVTREDLEKLRDELTRKE
- a CDS encoding poly-beta-1,6-N-acetyl-D-glucosamine N-deacetylase PgaB, translated to MVAFLQRLFLYPCLLTALLLLPAQAQEVRALHGRVAQISYVQMGEHADLDRLFIRLKAQGYSAVILRLFHNEGDRYLSLGNRSPDRPPSGVYFPTTHAPVIEDVLTPALALANRHGLQLYGWLGTRRADWLAPDHPLKDPRTNRISLFHQQSLPYLRALYADLARSGVHGILIQDDLIYRTEDELPTGIIVRNPSGYTREYHEVAQQRARVIAGTLAGIIEEVHHHHNDCRILLNIYYEHGTNPDHALLWLAQDLQLLAQLPVYRFSIMSYHRQIGDELGLSREGSIYQAALIVENIARIVGHHRILPKIQTEDFRTGEAISPAEVHALERLLPPGIPVAYMPVRRDP
- a CDS encoding NAD(P)/FAD-dependent oxidoreductase, with translation MSSRQAQLRLPYGENLQIHLQRHLGLSSHEEISDIRIIRRSIDARQKRQVIYELLQVEYALTGEKLPEYSLENTSTMGTLRRFPKVQNRQVTVVGSGPAGLFCAYALAVAGVRVRLIEQGRQVDERKRDVYEFWRNANLDPMSNVQFGEGGAGTFSDGKLTTRIKSPHRDFVLHLLVSLGASRAILWDAKPHVGTDQLQQVLRRFREQLEMHSVSLHFGEKVVDLRPHGSGVDALTTGQSYYGDALVLAVGNSARDTFERLSRKLQLQSKPLAVGVRIEHPRDLVDRSQYGHWHLNMPAAEYHFSAQCAERGVYTFCMCPGGLVVNASSEVDHIAVNGMSYQSRNAKYSNSALVVTVDQRDFGSTDPLAGLAYQRSIESACYRYSQSYRPPAMTATDFLWGTPQGQLPGSSSSPAPVEANLHHLLPQPVTMALGHGLREFERKMPGFIEHGLLIAPETRTSSPVRIPRERETLSSSVWPQVYPCGEGAGYAGGIVSAAVDGVNTALAILRRWN